TCAGCGTGCCGATCATGAGCAGTGGCTTGCGGTTGGTGCGGTCCCCGAAATACGCCCAGCCGACCGCCGCGACGGCACTGACCAGGAAGCTGATCGCAGTGACCAGGCCGAGCAGGCGCTGCGGCACCGCGAAGGAGTCGGCGATCGCGCCGTAGAGCGGCGGCACCAGCCCGATCGCCACGTTGTCCAGCGAGGCGAGCAGCACGAAGACCACGACGCTGTAGATCCGGTGCGTGGCGCTCCCGCCCCACACCCGCGCGGATCGGCCCGTGCGCAAGGTCATGCCGGCAGCCAACCAGGACCGGATATCGGCCTGGTCACCGGGTCCACCCATCCCGTCACCGCGACGGGCGGACCGGTCCGAACCCGCGCCACCGATCCACCCAGGCCGCCGACCTGCCGAACATGCCACGACTCCGACCGACCGGACGAGGTCCGACGCCCTCATCCGGCCCGCGGATCGCGTCGCCCGCGTCGCGATGATCACGCTCGATCCTGGATCGAGTGGCATCCCGGCGCCGCAATGACCACTCGATCCTGGATCGAGCACGACCTTGGGGCGAGCACGACCTTGGGGCGAGCACGACCTTGGGCGGCGGGATCCGGGCCGGGGCGGTGTCGCACCCCGGCCCGGAACGCGTGCGCTATCCGGCCGTCAGGCGGTCCAGGTGACGCTCCCGGGCTTCGGCGTAACGCTCCCGGATGGCCGGCACCGGCTCGGCGGCGTACTCCTCGGTGCCGGACGGTGACCACGACGGCGGTTCCGCACCACCGAGGGCCAGCCAGGCGGCCTGGCGGGCGGCCCCGTCGGCGACGTACTCGCCGGGGGGTGGGACGACCACCGGGCTGCCGAAGACCTGGGCGGCGATCCGGCGGACGGCGGCGGAGCGGGCCCCACCACCGACCAGGATCACCCGCCGGACGGTCGCCCCGTGGGCGGCCAGCGCGTCCAGCCCGTCGGCGAGCGCGCAGAGCAGGCCCTCCACCGCTGCCCGGGCCAGGTGGGCCGGGGTCGAGGTACCCAGGGTCAGCCCGTGCACCGCCCCGGTGGCCAGCGGCCGGTTCGGCGTCCGCTCACCCTCCAGGTACGGCACCAGGACCAGCCCGTCCGCACCGGGCGGTGCCGACAGCGCCAGCTCGGCCAACTCGTCCAAGCCGACCCGCAGCATCCCGGCGGCGGCGTCCAGCACCCGGGCCGCGTTGAGGGTGCAGACCAGCGGCAGGAACCGGCCGCTGGCGTCGGCGAAGCCGGCGACGATCCCGGTCGGGTCGGCGGCCGGGGCGTCGGCGACGCTGAACACGGTGCCGGAGGTGCCGATCGAGACGACCACGTCGCCGGGTCCGGCGCCGACCCCGAACCCGGCGGCGGCGTTGTCCCCCGCGCCGGGTCCGAGCAGC
Above is a window of Verrucosispora sp. NA02020 DNA encoding:
- the xylB gene encoding xylulokinase, which encodes MPLVAGVDSSTQSCKVVVRDADTGDLVRQGRAPHPDGTEVDPSAWWSALQTAIDAAGGLDDVAAVSVAGQQHGMVCLDESGEVVRPALLWNDTRSAQAAADLVEEAGAGTAGRQFWADAVGSVPVASFTVTKLRWLARHEPANADRVAAVCLPHDWLTWRLSGSSDLAALRTDRSDASGTGYWSPATGEYRPDLLERALGRTVRVPTVLGAAEAAGALPGGALLGPGAGDNAAAGFGVGAGPGDVVVSIGTSGTVFSVADAPAADPTGIVAGFADASGRFLPLVCTLNAARVLDAAAGMLRVGLDELAELALSAPPGADGLVLVPYLEGERTPNRPLATGAVHGLTLGTSTPAHLARAAVEGLLCALADGLDALAAHGATVRRVILVGGGARSAAVRRIAAQVFGSPVVVPPPGEYVADGAARQAAWLALGGAEPPSWSPSGTEEYAAEPVPAIRERYAEARERHLDRLTAG